In one Nicotiana tomentosiformis chromosome 6, ASM39032v3, whole genome shotgun sequence genomic region, the following are encoded:
- the LOC104106044 gene encoding putative disease resistance protein RGA3: MAETFLFNIIERVLAKVSSVAVYEISLAWNVKTELRKFQSTLSTIKAVLLDANEQQAKNHEVRDWLEKLRDVVYDVDDLLDDLSTQLTLQMHFQKSLKKKVRKFFSSSNPIIYRFKIGRKVKEIRELLNEIAHDRKSFHFTEHTYLNPVENICREQTHSFVRASDIIGRETDQENIVKQLIDAREEENISVIPIVGLGGLGKTTLVKLVYNNNKVVQNFDLRMWVSISEDFSLSKVIEKILRSATGESFGHLDMDQLQSHLSEVLRSKRYLLVLDDVWNEDQNKWTDLRELLMNCSRGSKIVVTTRSKMVALITGTVAPYYLGGLADDECLSLFLKCAFVGEDKLLPNLVEIGKEIVKKCGGVPLAVKTLGRLLYMKTDENEWLRIRDNEIWEIEQKQSDILPILRLSYEQMPSHLRQCFAYCSMLSKGQEIPREDFINRWIAQGFIQSSNGSRKLEDIGNQYFDELLSRFCFLDVVQAFDGEILACKLHNLVHDLAQSVAGSECLNVKSNASVVSERVRHLFFHAEDMSRKHFPRFLLSLQKLRSFSYSFNIGPVNKFFVKTMLSNFKCLRVLVLNNLDFGELPTSIGHLKELRYLNLSDNGNIKFLPRSMSKLVNLQTLNLINCEQLKELPRDFEKLICLKTLYLTTYKISAGKNQQSFPSLQFLLLFKCCFPKLQPELVQQFTALRILRIYECRSLYSLPSSIRYLTSLEKLWIWNCEELDLMDGEGMVGLTSLRSLLLMGLPKLVTLPLGLKDTAHATLKYFRVADCPNLAVLPEWLQNCSSLQRLYIEDCPVLASITQGIYNHNAEVHIIDCPLLSGGC; the protein is encoded by the coding sequence ATGGCAGAAACTTTCTTGTTCAACATCATTGAAAGAGTTTTGGCAAAAGTTTCTTCAGTTGCTGTATATGAGATCAGTTTAGCTTGGAATGTTAAGACTGAGTTAAGAAAATTCCAGAGCACTTTATCCACAATCAAAGCTGTACTTTTAGATGCAAATGAGCAGCAGGCAAAGAACCATGAAGTGAGAGATTGGCTGGAAAAGCTAAGAGATGTTGTTTATGATGTCGATGATTTGCTCGATGATTTGTCAACACAGCTAACACTACAAATGCATTTTCAGAAAAGCCTTAAGAAGAAGGTAAGAAAATTCTTTTCAAGTTCAAATCCAATTATTTATCGATTCAAGATTGGTAGAAAGGTAAAAGAGATTAGGGAGCTATTGAATGAGATTGCACATGATAGAAAAAGTTTCCATTTTACTGAACATACTTATCTAAATCCAGTTGAGAATATTTGTAGAGAACAAACACATTCCTTTGTAAGGGCCTCCGATATTATTGGTAGAGAAACTGATCAAGAAAACATAGTAAAACAGCTCATAGATGCTCGTGAAGAGGAAAATATTTCTGTGATTCCTATTGTTGGACTTGGAGGGCTTGGAAAAACCACACTTGTTAAGTTGGTTTATAACAATAATAAGGTAGTTCAGAATTTTGACCTGAGAATGTGGGTTAGTATTTCAGAAGATTTTAGTCTGAGTAAGGTAATTGAGAAAATTCTGCGGTCTGCAACAGGAGAGAGTTTTGGCCACCTAGATATGGACCAATTACAAAGTCATTTGAGTGAGGTTTTGCGATCGAAAAGGTATTTACTTGTACTGGATGATGTGTGGAATGAAGATCAAAACAAGTGGACGGACTTGAGGGAGTTGCTGATGAATTGTTCTAGAGGTAGTAAGATTGTTGTCACTACACGCAGTAAGATGGTTGCTTTGATTACTGGAACAGTTGCACCTTACTATTTGGGTGGTCTTGCTGATGATGAGTGCTTATCTTTATTTTTGAAATGTGCATTTGTAGGGGAGGACAAATTGTTGCCTAATCTAGTAGAAATAGGAAAAGAAATTGTAAAAAAGTGTGGAGGAGTGCCTTTGGCTGTGAAAACCTTGGGAAGGTTATTGTATATGAAAACAGATGAAAATGAATGGTTGCGGATAAGGGATAATGAGATATGGGAGATCGAACAGAAACAATCCGACATTTTACCAATATTGAGATTGAGCTATGAACAGATGCCATCACATCTAAGACAGTGTTTTGCCTATTGCTCCATGTTATCCAAAGGTCAAGAAATTCCGAGAGAGGACTTCATCAACCGCTGGATTGCTCAAGGATTTATACAGAGTTCAAACGGATCCAGGAAGTTGGAAGATATTGGTAATCAGTACTTTGATGAGTTACTATCAAGGTTTTGCTTCCTAGATGTGGTACAAGCTTTTGATGGAGAAATATTGGCTTGTAAGTTACACAATCTTGTGCATGATCTTGCACAGTCAGTGGCAGGTTCTGAATGTTTAAACGTGAAATCTAATGCCTCTGTGGTTTCTGAAAGAGTTCGCCACTTATTTTTTCATGCAGAAGATATGTCTAGGAAACACTTCCCAAGATTTTTACTTTCTTTGCAAAAGTTGAGGTCTTTTTCTTACTCATTTAACATTGGACCTGTAAACAAGTTTTTTGTCAAGACAATGTTATCAAATTTCAAATGCCTTCGGGTGTTAGTCTTGAACAATTTAGATTTTGGGGAGTTGCCAACTTCAATAGGTCACTTGAAGGAATTAAGATATCTTAACCTTAGTGACAATGGTAACATCAAGTTTCTCCCAAGGTCTATGAGCAAATTAGTAAATTTGCAGACTCTTAACCTCATTAATTGTGAACAGCTTAAGGAGTTGCCAAGAGACTTTGAAAAGTTAATCTGTTTGAAGACCTTGTATTTGACTACATATAAGATATCAGCAGGGAAGAATCAACAATCTTTCCCTTCTCTTCAATTTTTGCTTCTTTTCAAGTGTTGTTTCCCAAAATTGCAGCCAGAACTGGTGCAGCAGTTTACTGCGCTTCGGATTTTGCGTATCTATGAATGCCGGAGTTTATATTCTCTTCCAAGCAGTATTAGATACCTGACTTCACTTGAAAAGCTATGGATTTGGAACTGTGAAGAACTTGATTTGATGGATGGAGAGGGAATGGTAGGCCTAACAAGTTTACGATCGTTGCTTCTAATGGGGCTCCCTAAGTTGGTGACTCTACCATTGGGTCTTAAAGATACTGCTCATGCAACACTGAAGTACTTTAGAGTTGCCGATTGTCCCAACCTAGCGGTGCTTCCAGAATGGCTGCAGAATTGCTCTTCACTTCAGAGGCTGTATATAGAGGATTGCCCTGTATTGGCATCAATAACCCAAGGAATCTACAACCATAATGCCGAAGTCCATATAATCGACTGTCCATTGCTAAGTGGAGGATGTTAA